In Thermocrinis minervae, a single genomic region encodes these proteins:
- a CDS encoding efflux RND transporter periplasmic adaptor subunit, with protein sequence MLWINLVLLLTLAWAEVRVDAIVMGRVKALHVRVGQKVKKGQLLVEIDSSLYEVEKKRLQAQLKEQGLRVESVKRDFDRYQELYNRGFLSRSELEDWQTRYHVELSKYQQIQAQIERLDVLIDYCKIRSPVDGRVKKFYVREGSFVNGTQTPQALLELE encoded by the coding sequence ATGCTCTGGATTAATTTAGTACTACTTCTTACCTTAGCGTGGGCAGAGGTCAGAGTAGATGCCATAGTCATGGGGAGGGTAAAGGCCCTGCATGTGAGGGTGGGTCAGAAGGTTAAGAAGGGACAGCTCCTTGTAGAGATAGACTCTTCTTTGTACGAGGTTGAAAAGAAGAGACTGCAGGCGCAGCTAAAAGAACAGGGTCTAAGGGTAGAAAGCGTAAAAAGAGACTTCGATAGGTACCAAGAGCTGTACAACAGGGGTTTTCTCTCACGAAGCGAGCTTGAAGACTGGCAGACACGTTACCATGTGGAGCTGTCCAAGTACCAGCAGATACAAGCTCAGATTGAAAGGCTTGATGTACTCATAGACTACTGTAAGATAAGGTCTCCTGTTGACGGCCGAGTAAAAAAGTTTTATGTAAGGGAAGGTTCCTTTGTAAACGGCACTCAAACCCCTCAGGCTCTGTTAGAATTAGAATAA
- a CDS encoding NAD(P)-dependent oxidoreductase: MKVVFFEAREYEREFFQRELKDLELEFYPYPLTEESVDKAANAQVVSVRVLSRLDKDLLSKLKGCRLIATRSTGYDHIDVEYARKLGIAVCNVPAYGSGSVAEHTVALMLALSRRLIESIERTRKGIFDFEGLTGFNLLGKTLGVIGAGNIGRKVIKIALAFGMKVLAYDIRRDEELAKTLGFEYVDLDYLLQNSDIISLHANLTKENYHMLDEEAFSKMKDGVIIVNTARGGLIDTKALIKNLLSGKVKACALDVLEDEYTLRYEKELLLKENLEEDKLKTLAMNHVLLKLQHEGRLIITPHNAFNSYESLQEVLRTTLMNILSFLEGKPINLVQ, translated from the coding sequence ATGAAGGTTGTCTTCTTTGAAGCAAGGGAATACGAAAGGGAGTTCTTCCAGAGGGAGCTAAAGGATCTGGAGCTTGAGTTTTACCCATATCCGTTGACGGAAGAAAGCGTGGATAAAGCAGCCAACGCTCAAGTGGTAAGCGTGCGCGTGCTTTCCAGGTTGGACAAAGACCTCCTTTCTAAGCTTAAGGGTTGCAGGCTTATAGCCACAAGGAGCACAGGTTATGACCACATAGACGTAGAGTATGCTAGAAAGCTCGGTATAGCCGTTTGTAATGTTCCTGCATACGGATCTGGAAGCGTGGCTGAACACACGGTTGCTTTGATGCTAGCCCTTTCTAGGAGGCTCATAGAGAGCATAGAAAGAACAAGGAAAGGTATCTTTGACTTTGAAGGACTTACAGGTTTTAACCTTTTGGGCAAAACCCTTGGGGTGATAGGTGCTGGAAACATAGGTAGAAAGGTAATAAAGATAGCACTGGCTTTTGGTATGAAGGTTTTAGCCTACGACATAAGAAGGGATGAGGAGCTTGCAAAAACTTTGGGTTTTGAGTACGTAGATCTGGATTACCTTCTGCAGAACAGTGACATCATATCCCTTCATGCAAACCTTACAAAAGAAAACTACCACATGCTTGATGAAGAGGCTTTCAGCAAGATGAAGGATGGGGTCATCATAGTGAACACGGCAAGGGGAGGGTTAATCGACACAAAGGCGCTCATAAAAAACCTTTTATCTGGAAAGGTAAAAGCTTGTGCCCTTGACGTTCTAGAGGATGAGTACACCTTAAGGTACGAGAAAGAGCTATTGCTTAAGGAGAACTTAGAAGAAGACAAGCTGAAAACCTTAGCTATGAACCACGTCCTCTTAAAGCTTCAGCATGAGGGCAGGCTCATAATAACCCCCCACAACGCTTTCAACTCCTACGAATCTTTGCAGGAAGTGCTTCGGACTACCCTCATGAACATACTATCCTTCTTAGAAGGCAAACCCATAAACTTGGTACAATGA
- a CDS encoding TolC family protein, with product MLLLFILLFSLCFPQEVIRLDPVKAYELAFKNNLQLKALRYSLESISYELEESKNYFLPKILVGTGLIWDSKKDEWDKTFGLSLYSVFYEVGKTSALIESNELRLKARQEALKELENQIKLRILELFASILYLERMAQAKREEMAVAFVRFDRERVKKELGLSTDLKVLSLEEVYRKRSAELAKIQEEYNRKLLELKKLCGIDMHATVEIAHMEPKNLPDTLDAKAFLSRLDNNPMLRIKDYEIRELESRLRAIDNLFKPIVNLRGELGTTIRSGFPATKSYPQNGARIGIELFIPIFDASVLYKKMSISSRMKELQTQREDLRKALELKILSSEYEYESLIKELIHAQVKDKLKEEELNYSRSTYELELAFDLGYAMSEKSQAQAQLLKTKLDILLFLARLRNLVGLDPFGVLEESHALD from the coding sequence ATGCTCCTCCTCTTCATCCTACTCTTTTCCTTATGCTTTCCCCAGGAAGTTATAAGGTTAGATCCCGTAAAGGCTTACGAGCTTGCCTTTAAGAACAACCTACAGCTAAAGGCCCTACGTTATAGCCTTGAGAGCATCTCATACGAGCTTGAAGAAAGCAAGAATTACTTCCTTCCTAAGATACTCGTAGGCACAGGCTTAATCTGGGACTCAAAGAAGGACGAGTGGGATAAGACCTTCGGCCTTTCCCTCTACTCTGTCTTCTACGAGGTGGGCAAGACTAGCGCCCTGATAGAGTCCAACGAGCTAAGGCTTAAGGCAAGGCAAGAAGCCCTGAAGGAGTTGGAAAACCAGATAAAACTGAGGATACTTGAGCTCTTTGCCAGCATCCTCTACCTTGAAAGGATGGCTCAGGCAAAAAGGGAGGAGATGGCCGTTGCTTTTGTCAGGTTTGACAGGGAGAGGGTCAAGAAGGAGCTTGGTCTTTCCACAGATCTAAAGGTACTCTCCCTGGAGGAGGTCTACAGGAAGAGGTCGGCAGAGCTTGCAAAGATACAAGAAGAGTACAACAGAAAATTGTTAGAACTCAAAAAGCTGTGTGGCATTGACATGCATGCAACAGTAGAGATTGCACACATGGAGCCCAAAAATCTACCCGATACCCTGGACGCAAAGGCCTTTTTGTCTAGGTTGGACAACAATCCCATGCTCAGGATAAAAGACTACGAGATAAGAGAGCTAGAAAGCAGGCTGCGGGCTATAGACAACCTCTTTAAACCTATAGTAAACCTTAGGGGAGAGCTCGGGACCACCATAAGGTCTGGCTTCCCTGCAACCAAGTCCTACCCTCAAAACGGGGCAAGAATAGGTATAGAGCTCTTTATCCCCATCTTTGATGCCTCCGTCCTCTACAAGAAAATGTCCATTTCCAGTAGGATGAAAGAGCTCCAAACTCAGAGAGAGGACCTAAGGAAGGCCCTTGAGTTAAAGATCCTCTCCTCTGAGTACGAGTATGAAAGCCTCATTAAGGAGCTCATACATGCTCAAGTAAAGGACAAGCTCAAAGAAGAAGAGTTAAACTACAGCAGGTCCACCTACGAGCTTGAACTTGCCTTTGATCTTGGTTACGCCATGTCTGAAAAAAGCCAAGCTCAGGCACAGCTCTTAAAGACAAAGCTAGATATCCTTCTCTTCTTGGCGCGTCTTAGGAATCTTGTAGGTCTTGATCCCTTTGGCGTTTTGGAGGAAAGCCATGCTCTGGATTAA
- the trmD gene encoding tRNA (guanosine(37)-N1)-methyltransferase TrmD codes for MNFFVFTIFPNIIECYCQYGIVHQAIKKGLVYVEAVDLRKYADKGKVDDEAYGGFPGMVLKPEPIFRAYREVKEKHPDLYFVSLQPWGRVLKQEVFYELLKRRTIGILCGRYEGVDERVNVLVDEEISLGDYVLAGGELGALILIEGITRLIPGVLSEPKSLEEDSFRRWLGYPVYTRPAEVEGLKVPEVLLSGNHKVLELWKLWHSIERTYRKRPDLIPKDLTPLEESMLKAIESGLSFEEWLKAYNF; via the coding sequence ATGAACTTCTTTGTCTTTACTATATTTCCTAACATAATAGAGTGTTACTGCCAGTATGGAATAGTCCACCAGGCCATAAAAAAAGGGTTAGTGTATGTTGAAGCTGTAGACCTAAGGAAGTATGCGGATAAAGGAAAGGTAGACGATGAAGCGTACGGTGGCTTTCCCGGGATGGTGCTAAAGCCAGAGCCCATATTTAGAGCCTACAGAGAAGTAAAGGAGAAGCATCCAGACCTTTACTTCGTATCCTTACAGCCATGGGGCAGGGTTTTAAAGCAGGAGGTATTCTACGAGTTACTCAAGAGAAGAACGATAGGTATCCTGTGTGGTCGCTATGAAGGAGTAGACGAAAGGGTAAACGTCTTGGTGGATGAGGAGATATCTCTGGGGGACTATGTCCTGGCAGGTGGTGAGCTGGGTGCCCTGATACTGATAGAGGGTATTACAAGGTTAATACCTGGTGTGCTGAGCGAACCAAAGAGTCTAGAAGAAGATTCCTTCAGGAGGTGGTTGGGTTATCCAGTATACACAAGACCTGCAGAGGTTGAAGGCCTAAAGGTACCAGAGGTACTACTATCCGGAAACCACAAAGTATTAGAGCTTTGGAAACTCTGGCACTCCATAGAGAGAACTTACAGGAAAAGACCCGACCTTATACCAAAAGACCTTACACCCCTTGAAGAGAGTATGCTAAAGGCCATAGAGTCTGGCCTATCCTTTGAGGAGTGGTTAAAAGCTTATAATTTTTGA
- a CDS encoding thioredoxin family protein, which yields MLGWKVFLVLWLLVTASLGASIPFLKPSFLNLKEDLEDARKEGKYLFIMFHQEGCPFCDRMRRVTFQDKAVGDYFTKHFYMVEVDIRGSNELVDVDGKKMTEKEFARKHDVRLTPVFMFYDQEGKVIAKIPGYIEPRDFLILGRWIVEGHYKNKSFITFLKENRR from the coding sequence ATGTTAGGGTGGAAGGTTTTTTTGGTCTTATGGCTTCTCGTAACAGCCTCCTTGGGCGCCAGCATACCTTTTTTAAAGCCATCCTTCCTGAACCTTAAGGAAGACCTGGAGGACGCCAGAAAGGAAGGGAAGTACCTTTTCATCATGTTTCATCAGGAAGGTTGTCCTTTCTGCGACAGGATGAGAAGAGTAACCTTTCAGGACAAAGCTGTCGGAGACTACTTTACCAAACACTTCTACATGGTGGAGGTAGACATAAGGGGGTCCAACGAGCTTGTGGACGTGGATGGTAAAAAGATGACAGAGAAGGAGTTTGCGAGGAAACACGACGTGAGGCTTACTCCTGTGTTTATGTTCTATGATCAGGAGGGTAAGGTGATAGCCAAGATACCCGGCTACATAGAACCAAGGGATTTCCTGATCCTGGGGAGATGGATAGTGGAGGGACACTACAAGAACAAAAGCTTTATAACCTTCCTCAAAGAAAACAGAAGGTAA
- a CDS encoding tyrosine-type recombinase/integrase translates to MDLLELWKRHLERTKSPRTVQTYELALLSFIKRQNIQDLRNMSVKDLYSYADSSGLSSTSLLTHFSAILHFYKFAFRRGYVDEEVYLRVQKAIEDIREEIQPRRIYGSLKALGKREIELIMQCTKNTKYEKVYSLLLYSGLRLLEYQALRKDFFQLDKSGILWIHLPAEATKGRKPRIVPILGATKEDTLKATQKILRWLEDFEENFRVSRGTLQVYTNRLSKRLNIPFSIHSFRHTYITNLINNGFSIEVVKEFAGHAHIKTTVDIYYRFSQERARRMVEEFLR, encoded by the coding sequence ATGGACCTTCTGGAGCTTTGGAAGAGACATCTAGAGAGGACAAAGAGCCCGAGGACGGTTCAAACTTACGAGCTTGCCCTCCTTAGCTTCATAAAGAGGCAGAACATTCAAGACCTGAGGAATATGAGCGTAAAGGACCTCTACTCTTATGCAGACTCCTCCGGCCTCTCTTCTACCTCCCTCCTGACTCACTTTTCCGCCATACTCCACTTTTACAAGTTTGCCTTCAGGAGAGGTTACGTTGACGAAGAGGTTTATCTCCGCGTACAGAAGGCCATAGAAGACATCAGGGAAGAAATACAACCAAGGAGAATATACGGAAGTCTTAAGGCTCTGGGCAAAAGAGAAATAGAGCTCATAATGCAGTGTACCAAAAACACCAAGTACGAAAAAGTCTACTCTCTGCTACTCTACAGCGGTCTGAGGCTTTTAGAATATCAAGCCCTAAGGAAGGACTTCTTCCAACTTGACAAGAGCGGTATACTCTGGATCCACCTTCCCGCCGAGGCTACAAAGGGTAGGAAGCCTAGGATAGTACCCATACTCGGAGCTACAAAGGAAGATACCTTGAAAGCTACTCAGAAGATCCTGAGGTGGCTGGAAGACTTTGAGGAAAACTTTAGGGTAAGCAGGGGTACTCTACAGGTTTATACCAACAGACTCTCAAAAAGGCTAAACATTCCCTTTTCTATACACAGCTTTAGACATACTTACATAACAAACCTCATAAACAACGGGTTTTCTATAGAAGTAGTTAAAGAATTTGCCGGCCACGCTCATATAAAGACCACTGTAGACATCTACTACAGATTCTCACAGGAAAGGGCACGCAGGATGGTAGAAGAGTTTCTAAGATGA